The proteins below are encoded in one region of Nakamurella flava:
- the uraH gene encoding hydroxyisourate hydrolase: MSLSTHVLDAATGRPASGVALRLSRQAPSPDDRWEEDVGGVTDADGRHRFARARGDGPDARTTEEFPAGVYRLSFATGDYFAATGQTGFYPEVTVTFQVTDPQAHHHVPLLLSPYAFSTYKGS; encoded by the coding sequence ATGTCATTGTCGACCCACGTGCTGGATGCCGCCACCGGCCGCCCAGCCAGCGGAGTCGCCCTGCGCCTGTCGCGCCAGGCCCCCTCTCCCGATGATCGTTGGGAGGAGGACGTCGGCGGAGTCACCGACGCCGACGGCCGTCACCGGTTTGCCCGGGCTCGCGGCGACGGCCCGGACGCCAGGACGACCGAGGAATTCCCCGCCGGCGTCTACCGCCTGAGCTTCGCCACCGGCGACTACTTCGCCGCCACCGGCCAGACCGGGTTCTACCCCGAGGTCACGGTCACCTTCCAGGTCACCGACCCGCAGGCCCATCACCACGTCCCGCTGCTGCTGTCGCCCTACGCCTTCTCCACCTACAAAGGGAGCTGA
- the pucL gene encoding factor-independent urate hydroxylase, translating to MAVSLGHNQYGKAETRVVRVYRDSDPHEIVDYNVSVALSGDFEDIHHTGDNANCLTTDATKNTVNAFAKEHGEAARQPESFGIALAKHFVDDTAPVSRARIKIEMYPWNRLQHDGTPHPHAFARSGEFVRTATVTYDGENLYVVSGVKDYTVLKTTDSEFHGFLTDRYTTLQPTTDRVMATSVTGQWLHTDTEQDWSKSFDQVVATMSSVFAGHHSLALQQTMYAMGEAIITEQPEIGEVRFSLPNKHHFVVDLSPFGLENDNEVFYAADRAYGLIEGTIRNDAFLDRAPAAGAAFDPGQGW from the coding sequence GTGGCTGTTTCGCTCGGACACAACCAGTACGGCAAGGCCGAGACCCGCGTGGTCCGCGTCTACCGCGACTCCGACCCGCACGAGATCGTCGACTACAACGTCAGTGTCGCGCTGTCCGGCGACTTCGAGGACATCCACCACACCGGCGACAACGCCAACTGCCTGACCACCGACGCCACCAAGAACACGGTGAACGCGTTCGCCAAGGAGCACGGCGAGGCGGCCCGCCAGCCGGAGTCGTTCGGCATCGCCCTCGCCAAGCACTTCGTGGACGACACCGCCCCGGTGAGCCGCGCCCGCATCAAGATCGAGATGTACCCGTGGAACCGTCTGCAGCACGACGGCACCCCGCACCCGCACGCCTTCGCCCGCTCGGGCGAGTTCGTGCGTACCGCCACCGTCACCTACGACGGCGAGAACCTCTACGTCGTGTCCGGGGTCAAGGACTACACCGTCCTGAAGACCACCGACTCGGAGTTCCACGGCTTTCTCACCGACCGGTACACCACCCTGCAGCCCACCACCGACCGCGTGATGGCCACCTCGGTGACCGGCCAGTGGCTGCACACCGACACCGAGCAGGACTGGTCCAAGTCCTTCGACCAGGTCGTCGCGACCATGAGCAGCGTGTTCGCCGGCCACCACAGCCTGGCCCTCCAGCAGACGATGTACGCGATGGGCGAGGCCATCATCACCGAGCAGCCGGAGATCGGCGAGGTCCGCTTCTCCCTGCCCAACAAGCACCACTTCGTCGTCGACCTCTCGCCCTTCGGGCTGGAGAACGACAACGAGGTGTTCTACGCCGCGGACCGCGCCTACGGCCTCATCGAGGGCACCATCCGCAACGACGCCTTCCTCGACCGCGCTCCGGCCGCCGGTGCCGCCTTCGATCCCGGTCAGGGCTGGTAA
- a CDS encoding nucleobase:cation symporter-2 family protein: MALSRKSGASGAGTATAERHPVDEVLKPGPMVVYGLQHVMSMYAGVVAVPLIVGTALKLSFSDLSYLLAAALLISGLATLLQTLGVKWIGAKLPIVQGTSFAAVGSMLAIGASAGGGVGGLQAIFGAILVAGLIGFVASGIFSRLLKFFPPVVTGSVITVIGVSLLPVAMRWAAGGAGSPTFGEMGNIGLAAATLLIILLIYRFLPGFFSRVAILMGLVLGTVVAALFGKVDFSRVGEAQWFAVSTPFHFGAPTFSVAAIVSMTIVMLVIMTETTADLLAIGEVVGRPADQRTVANGLRADCIATAASGGLLNGFPVSAFAQNVGLVALTGIRSRFVVAVSGVILLLLGLFPKIGAIVAALPLPVLGGAGLALFGSVAASGIRSLSVIKYEGNQNLVIVGLSVAMGLVPIAIPDFYEHFPTWFQTIFDSGISAAAVTAVLLNILFNVLGRKDDVAPIFVEAPPPGTAHATTEIRHQH, translated from the coding sequence ATGGCCCTCTCCCGTAAGTCCGGCGCCTCCGGCGCCGGCACCGCGACGGCCGAGCGACATCCGGTCGACGAGGTGCTCAAGCCGGGCCCGATGGTGGTCTACGGCCTGCAGCACGTGATGAGCATGTACGCCGGTGTCGTGGCCGTGCCGCTCATCGTCGGCACCGCCCTCAAGCTCTCCTTCTCCGACCTGTCCTACCTGTTGGCCGCGGCGCTGCTGATCTCCGGTCTGGCCACCCTGCTGCAGACCCTGGGCGTCAAGTGGATCGGCGCGAAACTGCCGATCGTGCAGGGCACCTCGTTCGCCGCGGTCGGATCGATGCTGGCCATCGGCGCCTCGGCGGGCGGCGGGGTCGGCGGCCTGCAGGCCATTTTCGGGGCCATCCTGGTGGCCGGTCTGATCGGCTTCGTGGCCAGTGGGATCTTTAGCCGGCTGCTGAAGTTCTTCCCGCCGGTGGTGACCGGCTCGGTGATCACCGTCATCGGTGTGTCGCTGCTGCCGGTGGCCATGCGCTGGGCCGCCGGGGGAGCGGGCTCCCCGACGTTCGGCGAGATGGGCAACATCGGGTTGGCCGCGGCCACCCTGCTGATCATCCTGCTGATCTACCGCTTCCTCCCCGGGTTCTTCAGCCGGGTCGCCATCCTGATGGGCCTGGTCCTGGGCACCGTGGTCGCCGCGTTGTTCGGCAAGGTGGATTTCAGCCGGGTCGGCGAGGCGCAGTGGTTCGCCGTCTCCACCCCGTTCCACTTCGGCGCGCCCACGTTCTCGGTGGCGGCCATCGTCTCGATGACCATCGTGATGCTGGTGATCATGACCGAGACCACGGCCGACCTGCTGGCCATCGGCGAGGTCGTCGGCCGCCCGGCCGACCAGCGCACCGTGGCCAACGGTCTGCGCGCCGACTGCATCGCCACCGCCGCCTCCGGTGGCCTGCTCAACGGGTTCCCGGTCAGCGCGTTCGCCCAGAACGTCGGCCTGGTCGCCCTCACCGGCATCCGCAGCCGCTTCGTCGTCGCCGTCAGTGGCGTCATCCTGCTGCTGCTCGGCCTGTTCCCGAAGATCGGCGCCATCGTCGCCGCACTGCCGCTGCCCGTCCTGGGCGGCGCCGGCCTGGCCCTGTTCGGCTCGGTCGCGGCCAGTGGCATCCGGAGCCTGTCGGTCATCAAGTACGAGGGCAACCAGAACCTGGTCATCGTCGGGCTCTCGGTCGCCATGGGCCTGGTGCCCATCGCCATCCCGGACTTCTACGAGCACTTCCCGACCTGGTTCCAGACCATCTTCGACTCCGGCATCAGCGCCGCCGCCGTCACCGCGGTGCTGCTGAACATCCTGTTCAACGTGCTCGGCCGCAAGGACGACGTCGCCCCGATCTTCGTCGAGGCCCCGCCGCCCGGGACGGCCCACGCCACCACCGAGATCCGCCACCAGCATTGA
- a CDS encoding NAD-dependent malic enzyme — protein MAATSPGYAVTARVECPASGGATAELTTAVSAAGGSLTALDVVESHHDRIVVDVTCDATDSDHAARITQALENLPGFTVRKVSDRTFLIHLGGKIEVTPKVSLRNRDDLSRAYTPGVARVCLAIAENPDDARRLTIKRNTVAVVTDGSAVLGLGNIGPAAALPVMEGKAALFKHFADVDAWPVCLDTQDTDEIVAIVKALAPVYGGINLEDIAAPRCFEIENRLRELLDIPVFHDDQHGTAIVVAAALRNALRVVDKKLSDVRIVISGVGAAGTAIITLLLAQGATNIVGCDRKGAVHRGRELTDEWRTWVAENTNHDGRTGSLTEVLAGADVFIGVSGPNLLTGDDIATMADDAIVFALANPTPEVDPVAAREHAAVVATGRSDFSNQINNVLAFPGFFRGMLDAGASDITPEMLAAAAEAIADCVRPGELNPSFIVPSVFDTSVAPAVAAAIRRVAAGEPADH, from the coding sequence ATGGCTGCGACCAGCCCCGGCTACGCGGTGACCGCTCGCGTCGAGTGCCCGGCCAGCGGCGGCGCCACCGCCGAGCTCACCACCGCGGTCAGCGCCGCGGGCGGGTCGCTCACCGCGCTGGACGTCGTCGAGTCGCACCACGACCGGATCGTCGTCGACGTCACCTGCGACGCCACCGATTCCGACCACGCGGCCCGCATCACCCAGGCCCTGGAGAACCTGCCGGGCTTCACGGTCCGCAAGGTCAGCGACCGCACCTTCCTCATCCACCTGGGCGGCAAGATCGAGGTCACCCCGAAGGTCTCGCTGCGCAACCGGGACGACCTGTCCCGGGCCTACACCCCGGGCGTCGCCCGGGTCTGCCTGGCGATCGCCGAGAACCCGGACGACGCCCGGCGTCTGACCATCAAGCGGAACACCGTCGCGGTGGTCACCGACGGGTCGGCGGTGCTCGGGCTGGGCAACATCGGCCCGGCCGCCGCCCTGCCGGTCATGGAGGGCAAAGCCGCGCTGTTCAAGCACTTCGCGGATGTCGACGCCTGGCCGGTCTGCCTCGACACGCAGGACACTGACGAGATCGTCGCGATCGTCAAGGCCTTGGCTCCCGTGTACGGCGGCATCAACCTCGAGGACATCGCCGCCCCGCGGTGCTTCGAGATCGAGAACCGGCTGCGCGAACTGCTGGACATCCCGGTCTTCCACGACGACCAGCACGGCACCGCCATCGTCGTCGCCGCCGCCCTGCGCAACGCGCTGCGGGTGGTCGACAAGAAGCTGTCCGACGTCCGCATCGTCATCTCCGGGGTCGGCGCGGCCGGGACCGCGATCATCACCCTGCTGCTCGCTCAGGGGGCCACGAACATCGTCGGCTGCGACCGCAAGGGCGCCGTGCACCGCGGCCGCGAGCTGACCGACGAGTGGCGCACCTGGGTGGCCGAGAACACCAACCACGACGGCCGCACCGGGTCGCTCACCGAGGTGCTGGCCGGGGCGGACGTCTTCATCGGGGTGTCCGGTCCGAACCTGCTCACCGGCGACGACATCGCCACCATGGCCGACGACGCCATCGTCTTCGCGCTCGCCAACCCCACCCCGGAGGTGGACCCGGTCGCCGCCCGCGAGCACGCGGCTGTCGTCGCCACCGGACGCAGCGACTTCTCCAACCAGATCAACAACGTGCTGGCGTTCCCCGGGTTCTTCCGCGGGATGCTCGACGCCGGCGCCAGCGACATCACGCCCGAGATGCTGGCCGCGGCCGCCGAGGCCATCGCCGACTGCGTGCGGCCGGGTGAGCTCAACCCGTCCTTCATCGTCCCCAGCGTGTTCGACACCAGCGTCGCGCCGGCCGTCGCCGCCGCCATCCGCCGGGTGGCCGCGGGCGAGCCCGCCGACCACTGA
- the aceB gene encoding malate synthase A, with protein sequence MTATTAPTGTGRVEVTGPPVPRAHEILTPDALAFVGALHRRFAGRRDELLAARRTRRQAAAAAGRLDFLADTRSVREADWTVAPAPADLRDRRVEITGPPEPKMAVNALNSGAKVWLADLEDANTPHWANVVGGQVCLHDAVRRQLSFTSPQGKQYRLREDGPLAVIVARPRGWHFDEQHLLVDGDPAVGALVDFGLYFLHNAAELLRRGSGPYFYLPKLESHLEARLWADVFAFAEEWVGIEHGTVRATVLIETIPAAFEMDEILYELREYASGLNAGRWDYLFSVIKYFRDAGSDFVLPDRGAVTMTAPMMRAYTELLVATCHRRGAFAMGGMAAFIPSRRDPEVNAAAVAKVRADKEREARDGFDGSWVAHPDLVPVCAAVFDQVLGDRPNQLDRQRPEVQVTADQLLDVATVPGAVTEAGLRLNVDVALRYLQAWLGGSGAVGIHNLMEDAATAEISRSQVWQWVHNAVTLDTGAVVTGDLVRTIADEVISDIRDEIGEATFAVSRYPLARSVFEESALADDFADFLTLPAYRAALAAA encoded by the coding sequence ATGACCGCGACCACCGCTCCGACCGGCACCGGCCGCGTGGAGGTCACCGGCCCGCCGGTGCCCCGCGCCCACGAGATCCTCACCCCGGACGCGCTGGCCTTCGTCGGCGCCCTGCACCGTCGGTTCGCCGGCCGGCGGGACGAGCTGCTGGCGGCCCGCCGGACCAGGCGGCAGGCCGCCGCGGCCGCCGGCCGGCTCGACTTCCTGGCCGACACCCGGTCGGTGCGCGAGGCCGACTGGACGGTCGCGCCGGCCCCGGCCGACCTGCGGGACCGGCGGGTGGAGATCACCGGCCCACCAGAGCCGAAGATGGCTGTCAACGCGCTGAACTCGGGCGCCAAGGTGTGGCTGGCCGATCTGGAGGACGCCAACACCCCGCACTGGGCGAACGTGGTCGGCGGCCAGGTGTGCCTCCACGACGCGGTGCGCCGGCAGTTGTCGTTCACCTCCCCGCAGGGCAAGCAGTACCGGTTGCGCGAGGACGGCCCGCTGGCCGTCATCGTCGCCCGTCCCCGCGGCTGGCACTTCGACGAGCAGCACCTGCTGGTCGACGGCGATCCGGCGGTCGGTGCGCTGGTCGACTTCGGTCTCTACTTCCTGCACAACGCGGCCGAACTACTGCGCCGGGGGAGCGGACCCTACTTCTACCTGCCCAAGCTGGAGAGCCACCTCGAGGCACGGCTGTGGGCCGACGTCTTCGCCTTCGCCGAGGAGTGGGTCGGCATCGAGCACGGCACCGTGCGGGCGACGGTGCTCATCGAGACCATCCCGGCCGCGTTCGAGATGGACGAGATCCTGTACGAGCTGCGGGAGTACGCGTCCGGTCTGAACGCCGGACGGTGGGACTACCTGTTCAGCGTCATCAAGTACTTCCGGGACGCGGGCAGCGATTTCGTGCTGCCGGACCGCGGCGCGGTGACCATGACGGCGCCGATGATGCGGGCCTACACCGAACTGCTCGTCGCCACCTGTCACCGCCGCGGCGCCTTCGCCATGGGCGGCATGGCCGCGTTCATCCCCAGCCGACGGGACCCGGAGGTGAACGCCGCCGCCGTGGCCAAGGTGCGGGCGGACAAGGAACGCGAGGCCAGGGACGGGTTCGACGGGTCCTGGGTCGCCCACCCCGACCTGGTGCCGGTCTGCGCCGCGGTGTTCGACCAGGTGCTCGGCGACCGGCCGAACCAGCTCGACCGGCAGCGCCCCGAGGTGCAGGTGACCGCCGACCAGCTGCTGGACGTGGCGACGGTGCCCGGTGCGGTCACCGAGGCGGGTCTGCGGCTCAACGTCGACGTCGCCCTGCGCTACCTGCAGGCCTGGCTCGGCGGCAGCGGTGCCGTCGGCATCCACAACCTCATGGAGGACGCGGCCACCGCCGAGATCTCGCGGTCGCAGGTCTGGCAGTGGGTGCACAACGCGGTGACCCTGGACACCGGGGCCGTCGTGACCGGGGACCTCGTCCGGACCATCGCCGACGAGGTGATCTCCGACATCCGTGACGAGATCGGTGAGGCGACGTTCGCGGTCAGCCGATACCCGCTGGCCCGCAGCGTGTTCGAGGAGTCGGCGTTGGCCGATGACTTCGCCGACTTCCTCACCCTGCCGGCCTACCGGGCCGCCCTGGCCGCGGCCTGA
- a CDS encoding DUF6986 family protein codes for MTTSGTVDPSQNGSGSATERSVLSGDLLSEIDAFLAPSDARRAAAYPGDSGTRQPVHTVYVNADRATDDLVASWGRQAREILDLVAADATAAARTTGLAAVDGTVLDRVRAKLASQPIEDLRLDFEDGYGARPDAEEDADADRAAALLRDILRGPHAPLTAGIRFKCLEPALRRRGLRTLDRVVGGVIRSAPSEKAELPAGFVVTLPKVTDTDQVRAMVRVCAALEHGYGLAEGALRFEIQVETTQAILATDGTAAVAEMVQAAGARCIALVYGTFDYSAACGVSPAQQSLAHPVADHAKAVMQVAAAGTGVRLSDGSTNVLPIGTPEAVEAAVRLHSGLVTRSLERAYYQGWDMHPGHLVSRYLATFAFFRAGRAAAADRLRAYLAKQEGAVMDEPATAQALAGLLQRGVHCGAVTVDEIVAAGVDPTLLDALARKLPLPSAPAHDLITPSEGSAR; via the coding sequence ATGACGACGTCCGGAACGGTCGATCCGAGCCAGAACGGCAGCGGATCCGCCACCGAGCGGTCTGTGCTGTCGGGGGACCTGCTGTCCGAGATCGACGCGTTCCTGGCCCCGTCGGACGCCCGCCGGGCCGCCGCCTACCCCGGTGACTCCGGGACCCGGCAACCGGTGCACACCGTCTACGTCAACGCCGACCGCGCCACCGACGACCTGGTGGCGAGCTGGGGGCGACAGGCCCGGGAGATCCTCGACCTGGTCGCCGCCGACGCGACCGCGGCCGCCCGCACCACCGGGCTGGCCGCGGTCGACGGCACCGTCCTGGACCGGGTGCGGGCCAAGCTGGCCAGCCAGCCCATCGAGGACCTGCGCCTGGACTTCGAGGACGGCTACGGCGCCCGCCCCGACGCCGAGGAGGACGCCGACGCCGACCGCGCCGCCGCCCTGCTCCGCGACATCCTGCGTGGACCGCACGCCCCGCTGACCGCGGGCATCCGGTTCAAGTGCCTGGAGCCCGCACTGCGGCGTCGCGGCCTGCGCACCCTGGACCGCGTGGTCGGCGGCGTCATCCGCTCCGCGCCGAGTGAGAAGGCCGAACTGCCGGCCGGTTTCGTCGTCACGTTGCCGAAGGTGACCGACACCGACCAGGTCCGCGCGATGGTCCGGGTCTGCGCGGCGCTGGAGCACGGGTACGGCTTGGCCGAGGGTGCGCTGCGGTTCGAGATCCAGGTCGAGACCACCCAGGCCATCCTGGCCACCGACGGCACCGCCGCGGTCGCCGAGATGGTGCAGGCGGCCGGTGCCCGGTGCATCGCCCTGGTCTACGGCACGTTCGACTACAGCGCCGCCTGCGGGGTCTCCCCGGCCCAGCAGAGCCTGGCCCACCCGGTGGCCGACCACGCCAAGGCCGTCATGCAGGTCGCCGCGGCCGGCACCGGGGTACGGCTGTCCGACGGTTCGACCAACGTGCTGCCCATCGGCACCCCGGAGGCCGTGGAGGCCGCGGTTCGGTTGCACTCGGGCCTGGTCACCCGGTCCCTGGAGCGGGCCTACTACCAGGGCTGGGACATGCACCCCGGCCACCTGGTCAGCCGGTACCTGGCCACCTTCGCCTTCTTCCGCGCCGGTCGCGCCGCCGCGGCCGACCGCCTGCGGGCCTACCTGGCCAAGCAGGAGGGCGCCGTGATGGACGAGCCGGCCACCGCCCAGGCCCTGGCCGGCCTGCTGCAGCGCGGCGTGCACTGCGGCGCCGTCACCGTCGACGAGATCGTCGCCGCCGGCGTCGATCCCACCCTCCTGGACGCGCTGGCCCGCAAGCTGCCGCTGCCGTCCGCCCCCGCCCACGACCTGATCACCCCGTCGGAAGGTTCCGCCCGATGA